The following proteins are co-located in the Nomia melanderi isolate GNS246 chromosome 1, iyNomMela1, whole genome shotgun sequence genome:
- the LOC116426845 gene encoding putative sodium/potassium/calcium exchanger CG1090 isoform X1, producing the protein MLICRDRLFISRTMRDHRLHNNFPRKKWSLRFGLLFVYVLVQYVTSTKVSNEETSPSTYPTSWTENEESWTEETTLESSTLEVGTVVAETKTNEEKPTSVGSVNPRENTEKGEPKGNKNAERKTLQDKSTKIVHGQSKEDSQGKGTDLKKDIPAVATKNTPRTTTAPLAVTTVKYERATWRPRRENCSPPAIEQFPRPLMGPNARKHGGLIIHILVAIYTFLGLAIVCDDYFVSSLDRICEELRLSPDVAGATFMAAGSSAPELATVVIGVFFAKDDIGVSGVIGSAVFNIMFVISVCGLCTTTVSKLNWWPLCRDCFFYAVSILVMLGTIYNESISWMESLFMLIMYGVYCVVLSFNARLERWAKSYNIPFLPKDDEPAEESALVSYRSLQEDRLSYTGPNSPVTDQYKTQEGGIEGGAMPESNEPPVMKQPEYYKAKEPDPNEASPLERPVDASQWTLFTWGLVYPIHFMCRATMPDCRQEKFRNWYPFTFCVSMVWISFYSYIMVWMITIIGSTLGIPDTVMGLTFVAAGVSVPDALSSLAVIKEGLGDMAVSNAVGSNVFDILVCLGLPWFIQTAMIQPGSHVNVTSRGLTYSTVSLLSTVIFLVLATHLNGWKLDRRYGVVLMLWYLVFIVFASLYELNIFGEMNPPVCPSSF; encoded by the exons ATGCTTATCTGTCGCGATCGATTATTTATT TCGAGAACGATGAGGGACCATCGGTTGCATAACAATTTTCCACGGAAAAAATGGTCTTTGCGCTTCGGTCTGCTGTTCGTCTACGTTCTGGTGCAGTACGTCACCTCCACGAAGGTATCCAACGAGGAAACGTCGCCCTCCACTTACCCGACCAGTTGGACGGAGAACGAGGAGAGCTGGACCGAGGAAACAACTTTGGAGTCCAGCACCTTGGAGGTGGGCACCGTCGTGGCGGAGACCAAGACGAACGAAGAGAAACCGACATCGGTGGGGAGCGTAAATCCGCGAGAGAACACCGAGAAGGGCGAGCCGAAAGGCAACAAGAACGCGGAACGAAAAACCTTGCAAGACAAATCAACGAAGATAGTCCATGGACAGTCGAAGGAGGACTCGCAGGGGAAGGGGACCGATTTGAAGAAGGACATTCCAGCAGTTGCGACGAAGAACACCCCGAGAACCACAACG GCTCCACTAGCGGTGACCACGGTGAAGTACGAGCGTGCAACTTGGAGACCGCGGAGAGAGAATTGTTCACCACCGGCTATCGAACAATTTCCAAGGCCGTTGATGGGACCGAACGCTAGGAAACACGGGGGATTGATTATACACATACTGGTTGCTATTTACACGTTTTTGGGGCTCGCGATCGTTTGCGACGACTACTTTGTCTCCAGTTTGGACAGAATCTGCGAAG AGCTGCGTCTGTCTCCGGATGTCGCCGGCGCAACTTTTATGGCCGCGGGCTCGTCGGCTCCAGAACTAGCGACCGTCGTCATTGGAGTGTTCTTCGCGAAGGACGACATCGGA GTGAGCGGCGTGATCGGAAGCGCGGTGTTCAATATAATGTTCGTGATTTCGGTTTGTGGATTATGCACGACAACGGTGTCCAAATTGAATTGGTGGCCCCTGTGCCGAGACTGTTTCTTCTACGCCGTATCCATACTGGTTATGCTCGGTACAATTTACAACGAATCGATATCCTG GATGGAGTCTTTGTTTATGTTGATCATGTACGGGGTGTATTGCGTCGTGTTGTCTTTCAACGCTCGACTGGAACGGTGGGCGAAGTCGTACAATATACCGTTCCTTCCGAAGGACGACGAACCGGCGGAAGAAAGCGCGCTGGTCAGTTACAGATCGCTGCAGGAAGATCGATTGTCGTACACGGGTCCGAATTCGCCCGTCACGGATCAGTATAAAACTCAAGAGG GAGGGATAGAAGGAGGCGCTATGCCGGAATCGAACGAACCGCCGGTTATGAAGCAACCCGAGTATTACAAAGCCAAAGAACCCGATCCCAACGAGGCATCGCCGCTGGAGAGGCCCGTCGACGCCAGTCAATGGACCCTGTTCACTTGGGGACTCGTGTATCCGATTCATTTCATGTGCCGCGCGACGATGCCCGATTGTCGGCAGGAGAAGTTCCGAAACTGGTATCCGTTCACATTCTGCGTGTCGATGGTGTGGATCAGTTTCTACAGTTACATCATGGTGTGGATGATTACGATCATAG GCAGCACTCTCGGTATACCCGACACGGTGATGGGTTTAACTTTCGTCGCTGCCGGTGTCAGCGTGCCGGACGCACTCTCCTCGTTGGCAGTGATCAAAGAAGGCCTCGGCGACATGGCGGTAAGCAACGCCGTTGGCAGTAACGTCTTCGATATTCTAGTTTGTCTCGGGCTTCCGTGGTTCATACAGACAGCTATGATACAACCTGGTTCGCACGTGAACGTTACCAGCCGAG GCTTAACGTACTCAACGGTGTCTCTGCTGTCGACGGTGATATTTTTGGTACTAGCGACTCACTTGAACGGCTGGAAACTGGATCGACGATATGGAGTGGTACTCATGCTTTGGTACTTGGTGTTCATCGTATTTGCCTCGTTATACGAGTTGAATATCTTCGGTGAAATGAACCCCCCGGTATGTCCTAGTTCGTTTTAA
- the LOC116426845 gene encoding putative sodium/potassium/calcium exchanger CG1090 isoform X3: MRDHRLHNNFPRKKWSLRFGLLFVYVLVQYVTSTKVSNEETSPSTYPTSWTENEESWTEETTLESSTLEVGTVVAETKTNEEKPTSVGSVNPRENTEKGEPKGNKNAERKTLQDKSTKIVHGQSKEDSQGKGTDLKKDIPAVATKNTPRTTTAPLAVTTVKYERATWRPRRENCSPPAIEQFPRPLMGPNARKHGGLIIHILVAIYTFLGLAIVCDDYFVSSLDRICEELRLSPDVAGATFMAAGSSAPELATVVIGVFFAKDDIGVSGVIGSAVFNIMFVISVCGLCTTTVSKLNWWPLCRDCFFYAVSILVMLGTIYNESISWMESLFMLIMYGVYCVVLSFNARLERWAKSYNIPFLPKDDEPAEESALVSYRSLQEDRLSYTGPNSPVTDQYKTQEGGIEGGAMPESNEPPVMKQPEYYKAKEPDPNEASPLERPVDASQWTLFTWGLVYPIHFMCRATMPDCRQEKFRNWYPFTFCVSMVWISFYSYIMVWMITIIGSTLGIPDTVMGLTFVAAGVSVPDALSSLAVIKEGLGDMAVSNAVGSNVFDILVCLGLPWFIQTAMIQPGSHVNVTSRGLTYSTVSLLSTVIFLVLATHLNGWKLDRRYGVVLMLWYLVFIVFASLYELNIFGEMNPPVCPSSF, from the exons ATGAGGGACCATCGGTTGCATAACAATTTTCCACGGAAAAAATGGTCTTTGCGCTTCGGTCTGCTGTTCGTCTACGTTCTGGTGCAGTACGTCACCTCCACGAAGGTATCCAACGAGGAAACGTCGCCCTCCACTTACCCGACCAGTTGGACGGAGAACGAGGAGAGCTGGACCGAGGAAACAACTTTGGAGTCCAGCACCTTGGAGGTGGGCACCGTCGTGGCGGAGACCAAGACGAACGAAGAGAAACCGACATCGGTGGGGAGCGTAAATCCGCGAGAGAACACCGAGAAGGGCGAGCCGAAAGGCAACAAGAACGCGGAACGAAAAACCTTGCAAGACAAATCAACGAAGATAGTCCATGGACAGTCGAAGGAGGACTCGCAGGGGAAGGGGACCGATTTGAAGAAGGACATTCCAGCAGTTGCGACGAAGAACACCCCGAGAACCACAACG GCTCCACTAGCGGTGACCACGGTGAAGTACGAGCGTGCAACTTGGAGACCGCGGAGAGAGAATTGTTCACCACCGGCTATCGAACAATTTCCAAGGCCGTTGATGGGACCGAACGCTAGGAAACACGGGGGATTGATTATACACATACTGGTTGCTATTTACACGTTTTTGGGGCTCGCGATCGTTTGCGACGACTACTTTGTCTCCAGTTTGGACAGAATCTGCGAAG AGCTGCGTCTGTCTCCGGATGTCGCCGGCGCAACTTTTATGGCCGCGGGCTCGTCGGCTCCAGAACTAGCGACCGTCGTCATTGGAGTGTTCTTCGCGAAGGACGACATCGGA GTGAGCGGCGTGATCGGAAGCGCGGTGTTCAATATAATGTTCGTGATTTCGGTTTGTGGATTATGCACGACAACGGTGTCCAAATTGAATTGGTGGCCCCTGTGCCGAGACTGTTTCTTCTACGCCGTATCCATACTGGTTATGCTCGGTACAATTTACAACGAATCGATATCCTG GATGGAGTCTTTGTTTATGTTGATCATGTACGGGGTGTATTGCGTCGTGTTGTCTTTCAACGCTCGACTGGAACGGTGGGCGAAGTCGTACAATATACCGTTCCTTCCGAAGGACGACGAACCGGCGGAAGAAAGCGCGCTGGTCAGTTACAGATCGCTGCAGGAAGATCGATTGTCGTACACGGGTCCGAATTCGCCCGTCACGGATCAGTATAAAACTCAAGAGG GAGGGATAGAAGGAGGCGCTATGCCGGAATCGAACGAACCGCCGGTTATGAAGCAACCCGAGTATTACAAAGCCAAAGAACCCGATCCCAACGAGGCATCGCCGCTGGAGAGGCCCGTCGACGCCAGTCAATGGACCCTGTTCACTTGGGGACTCGTGTATCCGATTCATTTCATGTGCCGCGCGACGATGCCCGATTGTCGGCAGGAGAAGTTCCGAAACTGGTATCCGTTCACATTCTGCGTGTCGATGGTGTGGATCAGTTTCTACAGTTACATCATGGTGTGGATGATTACGATCATAG GCAGCACTCTCGGTATACCCGACACGGTGATGGGTTTAACTTTCGTCGCTGCCGGTGTCAGCGTGCCGGACGCACTCTCCTCGTTGGCAGTGATCAAAGAAGGCCTCGGCGACATGGCGGTAAGCAACGCCGTTGGCAGTAACGTCTTCGATATTCTAGTTTGTCTCGGGCTTCCGTGGTTCATACAGACAGCTATGATACAACCTGGTTCGCACGTGAACGTTACCAGCCGAG GCTTAACGTACTCAACGGTGTCTCTGCTGTCGACGGTGATATTTTTGGTACTAGCGACTCACTTGAACGGCTGGAAACTGGATCGACGATATGGAGTGGTACTCATGCTTTGGTACTTGGTGTTCATCGTATTTGCCTCGTTATACGAGTTGAATATCTTCGGTGAAATGAACCCCCCGGTATGTCCTAGTTCGTTTTAA
- the LOC116426845 gene encoding putative sodium/potassium/calcium exchanger CG1090 isoform X2 — MSTTRKMSRTMRDHRLHNNFPRKKWSLRFGLLFVYVLVQYVTSTKVSNEETSPSTYPTSWTENEESWTEETTLESSTLEVGTVVAETKTNEEKPTSVGSVNPRENTEKGEPKGNKNAERKTLQDKSTKIVHGQSKEDSQGKGTDLKKDIPAVATKNTPRTTTAPLAVTTVKYERATWRPRRENCSPPAIEQFPRPLMGPNARKHGGLIIHILVAIYTFLGLAIVCDDYFVSSLDRICEELRLSPDVAGATFMAAGSSAPELATVVIGVFFAKDDIGVSGVIGSAVFNIMFVISVCGLCTTTVSKLNWWPLCRDCFFYAVSILVMLGTIYNESISWMESLFMLIMYGVYCVVLSFNARLERWAKSYNIPFLPKDDEPAEESALVSYRSLQEDRLSYTGPNSPVTDQYKTQEGGIEGGAMPESNEPPVMKQPEYYKAKEPDPNEASPLERPVDASQWTLFTWGLVYPIHFMCRATMPDCRQEKFRNWYPFTFCVSMVWISFYSYIMVWMITIIGSTLGIPDTVMGLTFVAAGVSVPDALSSLAVIKEGLGDMAVSNAVGSNVFDILVCLGLPWFIQTAMIQPGSHVNVTSRGLTYSTVSLLSTVIFLVLATHLNGWKLDRRYGVVLMLWYLVFIVFASLYELNIFGEMNPPVCPSSF, encoded by the exons ATGTCAACGACAAGGAAAATG TCGAGAACGATGAGGGACCATCGGTTGCATAACAATTTTCCACGGAAAAAATGGTCTTTGCGCTTCGGTCTGCTGTTCGTCTACGTTCTGGTGCAGTACGTCACCTCCACGAAGGTATCCAACGAGGAAACGTCGCCCTCCACTTACCCGACCAGTTGGACGGAGAACGAGGAGAGCTGGACCGAGGAAACAACTTTGGAGTCCAGCACCTTGGAGGTGGGCACCGTCGTGGCGGAGACCAAGACGAACGAAGAGAAACCGACATCGGTGGGGAGCGTAAATCCGCGAGAGAACACCGAGAAGGGCGAGCCGAAAGGCAACAAGAACGCGGAACGAAAAACCTTGCAAGACAAATCAACGAAGATAGTCCATGGACAGTCGAAGGAGGACTCGCAGGGGAAGGGGACCGATTTGAAGAAGGACATTCCAGCAGTTGCGACGAAGAACACCCCGAGAACCACAACG GCTCCACTAGCGGTGACCACGGTGAAGTACGAGCGTGCAACTTGGAGACCGCGGAGAGAGAATTGTTCACCACCGGCTATCGAACAATTTCCAAGGCCGTTGATGGGACCGAACGCTAGGAAACACGGGGGATTGATTATACACATACTGGTTGCTATTTACACGTTTTTGGGGCTCGCGATCGTTTGCGACGACTACTTTGTCTCCAGTTTGGACAGAATCTGCGAAG AGCTGCGTCTGTCTCCGGATGTCGCCGGCGCAACTTTTATGGCCGCGGGCTCGTCGGCTCCAGAACTAGCGACCGTCGTCATTGGAGTGTTCTTCGCGAAGGACGACATCGGA GTGAGCGGCGTGATCGGAAGCGCGGTGTTCAATATAATGTTCGTGATTTCGGTTTGTGGATTATGCACGACAACGGTGTCCAAATTGAATTGGTGGCCCCTGTGCCGAGACTGTTTCTTCTACGCCGTATCCATACTGGTTATGCTCGGTACAATTTACAACGAATCGATATCCTG GATGGAGTCTTTGTTTATGTTGATCATGTACGGGGTGTATTGCGTCGTGTTGTCTTTCAACGCTCGACTGGAACGGTGGGCGAAGTCGTACAATATACCGTTCCTTCCGAAGGACGACGAACCGGCGGAAGAAAGCGCGCTGGTCAGTTACAGATCGCTGCAGGAAGATCGATTGTCGTACACGGGTCCGAATTCGCCCGTCACGGATCAGTATAAAACTCAAGAGG GAGGGATAGAAGGAGGCGCTATGCCGGAATCGAACGAACCGCCGGTTATGAAGCAACCCGAGTATTACAAAGCCAAAGAACCCGATCCCAACGAGGCATCGCCGCTGGAGAGGCCCGTCGACGCCAGTCAATGGACCCTGTTCACTTGGGGACTCGTGTATCCGATTCATTTCATGTGCCGCGCGACGATGCCCGATTGTCGGCAGGAGAAGTTCCGAAACTGGTATCCGTTCACATTCTGCGTGTCGATGGTGTGGATCAGTTTCTACAGTTACATCATGGTGTGGATGATTACGATCATAG GCAGCACTCTCGGTATACCCGACACGGTGATGGGTTTAACTTTCGTCGCTGCCGGTGTCAGCGTGCCGGACGCACTCTCCTCGTTGGCAGTGATCAAAGAAGGCCTCGGCGACATGGCGGTAAGCAACGCCGTTGGCAGTAACGTCTTCGATATTCTAGTTTGTCTCGGGCTTCCGTGGTTCATACAGACAGCTATGATACAACCTGGTTCGCACGTGAACGTTACCAGCCGAG GCTTAACGTACTCAACGGTGTCTCTGCTGTCGACGGTGATATTTTTGGTACTAGCGACTCACTTGAACGGCTGGAAACTGGATCGACGATATGGAGTGGTACTCATGCTTTGGTACTTGGTGTTCATCGTATTTGCCTCGTTATACGAGTTGAATATCTTCGGTGAAATGAACCCCCCGGTATGTCCTAGTTCGTTTTAA